From one Flavobacteriales bacterium genomic stretch:
- a CDS encoding PorP/SprF family type IX secretion system membrane protein, with translation MAAFALTAQDAQFSQFYALPTFVSPAFAGTGTQTRMGVAVRDQWPAFPGAFISSNFALDHYMPGVNSGVGLLVSHDKAGSGALRYSSITGQYAYEIELKRKVFLRPALQIGWANHAVDYSKLVFSDQLARGGDVGTYEYLAGRSVNYADFGGGLLYFTPKYWLGTSFHHLNRPNQSLLGNEARMPIKFSMHGGWRTTFRTPIIKQHPQNLVLAFNYRSQEKYDQLDLGGYFERSPFYAGLWYRGIPLVKRYAQGFANRDALAFLGGVIINDLRIGYSYDLTVSRLAGQSGGAHEITLGYEMASRSKKRSMSKRRVVPCAKF, from the coding sequence TTGGCAGCTTTCGCGCTGACGGCCCAGGACGCGCAGTTCTCGCAGTTCTATGCCCTGCCCACCTTCGTGAGCCCGGCGTTCGCAGGCACCGGGACACAGACCCGCATGGGCGTAGCTGTGCGCGATCAATGGCCCGCATTCCCCGGCGCCTTCATCAGCAGCAATTTCGCGCTCGATCACTACATGCCCGGCGTTAACAGCGGCGTGGGCCTGCTGGTGTCGCATGACAAGGCCGGAAGCGGCGCGCTTCGGTACAGCAGCATCACTGGCCAGTATGCATACGAGATCGAGCTGAAGCGGAAGGTCTTCCTGCGTCCAGCGCTCCAGATCGGCTGGGCAAATCATGCGGTGGACTACTCGAAGCTGGTCTTCAGCGATCAGCTGGCGCGCGGCGGTGACGTGGGCACCTATGAATACCTCGCGGGCCGCAGCGTCAACTACGCCGATTTCGGGGGAGGGCTGCTCTACTTCACTCCGAAGTATTGGCTGGGCACGAGCTTCCACCATCTCAACCGCCCGAATCAATCACTGCTGGGCAACGAGGCGCGCATGCCCATCAAGTTCAGCATGCATGGCGGCTGGCGCACGACGTTCCGCACGCCCATCATCAAGCAGCACCCGCAGAACCTGGTGCTCGCCTTCAATTACCGCTCGCAGGAGAAGTATGATCAGCTCGACCTTGGCGGGTACTTCGAGCGGTCGCCATTCTACGCGGGGCTGTGGTACCGTGGCATCCCCTTGGTCAAGCGCTACGCCCAGGGCTTCGCGAACCGTGATGCCCTGGCATTCCTCGGCGGCGTCATCATCAATGACCTGCGGATCGGATACAGTTACGACCTCACGGTGTCACGCCTCGCCGGGCAAAGCGGTGGAGCGCATGAGATCACGCTGGGCTACGAGATGGCCTCGCGCAGCAAGAAGCGCAGCATGAGCAAGCGCCGCGTGGTGCCTTGCGCCAAGTTCTGA